One Helianthus annuus cultivar XRQ/B chromosome 7, HanXRQr2.0-SUNRISE, whole genome shotgun sequence genomic region harbors:
- the LOC118480231 gene encoding uncharacterized protein LOC118480231, which produces MTGVPCDIAQHCLNIKPSVEPVAQGRRSFSEEKAKAMDEQVTELLNAGILREVKYHTWVANPVMVQMKKEDEDKTAFRTDKGIYCYTKMPFGLRNAGATYQRLMDAVFSEDIGKTVEVYMDDLVIMSHEEETMLSNIQRTFDSLRSVNLKLNPTKCSFGMEEGKFLGFIVTRDGFKVNPEKVLAIQLMPSPATVKEMQRLAGRLAALNRFLANHAAKSYLFISTLRNCGKKTPFQWTPEAEAAFKQMKECLIQLPTLTAPKEKEPLILYLSAAEVAVGAVLMVEQENIQTPIYYISKMLTGPETRYSMIEKLVLALIHASRRLRRPRPAIKGQVLADFTTEVLIDKIQECEAIQNPTPVFDDRVWTLHTDGASNDDGAGAGLRLVSPDNHELTYAIRLDFQSTKNEAEYEAFLAGLRLALKMGARNLEANVDSKLVAEQVNGRYDAKGEAMALYLEQARMLISQFQTFKVNHINRSENKHADALSKLAATSFKHLAKEVRIEVLSNPSIHLKQVSVIEMGDPSWMSPIILYLQHGKLPEGKAEARKIQHKAINYGMADGVLYRKSFMGPLLRCVDKTDAQYLVREIHEGLCGIHAGPRMVVAKITSAGYYWLGMHMDAVDLLRRCEACQRHAPKTLRPKNPLIPVTFAWPFQQWGIDLIGPFPDAPGAVKFIIVAVDYFTKWVEAKALASTTAMVIRKFI; this is translated from the exons ATGACTGGAGTTCCATGCGACATCGCGCAGCATTGTCTAAACATCAAACCATCAGTAGAACCTGTTGCTCAGGGGAGGCGCAGCTTCAGTGAAGAAAAAGCAAAAGCGATGGACGAGCAAGTGACAGAGTTACTCAATGCGGGAATCTTGCGAGAAGTAaaataccatacatgggttgcCAACCCAGTGATG GTCCAGATGAAAAAAGAAGACGAAGACAAAACCGCGTTCCGCACAGATAAAGGCATCTACTGCTACACGAAAATGCCGTTTGGCTTGCGCAACGCAGGCGCAACTTATCAACGCCTAATGGACGCAGTCTTTAGCGAGGATATTGGCAAAACTGTcgaagtatacatggatgacctcgtcatcatgagccaTGAAGAGGAGACGATGCTCAGCAATATCCAGCGCACGTTCGATTCCTTACGTAGCGTGAACTTAAAACTTAACCCGACAAAATGCTCCTTCGGCATGGAAGAAGGAAAATTTTTGGGTTTCATAGTTACAAGAGACGGCTTTAAGGTTAATCCAGAAAAAGTGCTGGCCATCCAGCTAATGCCATCACCTGCAACAGTCAAAGAAATGCAAAGGCTCGCCGGACGATTGGCAGCTCTGAACAGATTCTTGGCCAATCATGCGGCAAAATCTTATCTATTTATCAGTACGCTGCGAAACTGCGGAAAGAAAACTCCTTTTCAATGGACGCCTGAAGCagaagcagcattcaagcaaATGAAAGAATGTTTAATTCAGCTGCCAACACTGACCgcgccaaaagaaaaagaaccgTTAATCTTATATCTCTCAGCCGCGGAAGTAGCAGTAGGCGCAGTATTAATGGTAGAACAGGAAAATATCCAGACTCCAATctactatatcagcaaaatgctcactGGCCCCGAAACTCGTTACTCAATGATAGAAAAATTGGTTCTAGCGCTAATACACGCATCCAGACGCTTGCGCAG ACCAAGACCAGCAATCAAAGGGCAAGTTCTAGCAGACTTCACCACTGAAGTTCTCATCGATAAAATACAAGAATGTGAGGCAATCCAGAACCCGACACCTGTTTTTGATGACAGAGTCTGGACCTTACACACAGATGGTGCTTCTAATGATGATGGAGCAGGAGCAGGCCTCCGATTAGTCAGTCCGGATAATCACGAACTTACATATGCCATACGCTTAGATTTCCAAAGTACCAAAAATGAAGCAGAATACGAAGCATTTTTAGCAGGCCTCCGTCTAGCACTCAAAATGGGGGCAAGAAACCTTGAAGCCAACGTTGACTCAAAGCTAGTAGCCGAACAAGTTAACGGTCGTTATGATGCGAAAGGGGAAGCTATGGCGTTGTACCTTGAACAAGCGCGGATGTTAATCAGCCAATTTCAAACATTCAAAGTTaatcacataaacagaagcgagaacaagcACGCTGACGCGCTAAGCAAGTTAGCTGCTACCAGTTTTAAACACTTAGCAAAGGAGGTACGCATAGAGGTATTATCCAACCCTTCCATTCATCTCAAGCAAGTAAGCGTCATAGAAATGGGAGATCCATCCTGGATGTCTCCAATCATCTTGTACCTTCAACACGGAAAACTTCCGGAAGGAAAGGCAGAAGCTCGAAAAATACAACACAAAGCAATAAATTACGGGATGGCGGATGGCGTCCTTTATCGAAAATCATTCATGGGCCCATTACTACGCTGTGTTGATAAAACAGACGCCCAATACCTAGTCAGAGAAATCCACGAGGGATTATGCGGGATACACGCGGGACCGcgcatggtcgtggcaaaaataACGAGCGCCGGATACTACTGGCTAGGAATGCACATGGACGCAGTTGATCTATTAAGAAGATGCGAGGCATGTCAACGCCACGCACCAAAGACACTCCGACCCAAAAATCCGCTAATTCCCGTTACTTTCGCCTGGCCATTCCAACAGTGGGGCATCGATCTTATTGGCCCATTTCCTGACGCGCCAGGTGCAGTAAAATTCATCATCGTCGCGgtggattacttcacaaaatgggtggaagctAAAGCTTTAGCCTCAACAACAGCAATGGTAATCCGCAAATTTATATAG